The window TGCGCGATCGCGAGGGTGGTGCGCCCCCGGGTCACCGCGTCCAGGGTGCGTTGCAGCCGCACCTCCGTGGCCGGGTCGACCGCGCTGGTCGCCTCATCCAGCACCAGCAGGTCCGGGTCGGCCACGTACGCGCGGGCCAGCGCCACCAGCTGGCGCTCCCCCACGCTCAGCGCCTCGCCGCGCTCCCCCACCGGCGTGTGCAGGCCCGACGGAAGCCCGTCCAGCCAGTCCGCCAGCCCCAGCTCGGTGAAGGCCGCCGAGAGCTGCGCGTCCGTCAGCTCCGGGCGGGCGAAGCGGACGTTCTCCGCCACCGTGGCGTCGAAGAGGAAGCCGTCCTGCGGCACCATCACCACCCGCGAGCGCAGCGAGCCGAACCGGACCCGCTCCAGCGGCACGCCGGAGAGCAGCACCTGGCCGGCGGTCGGGTCCATCAGGCGGGTGAGCAGCTTGGCGAAGGTGGTCTTGCCGCTGCCCGTCTCCCCCACCACCGCCACCCGGCTCTTCGCCGGGATCTCCAGGCTGACGTCGTGCAGCACGGGCGGACCCCCCGGGTACGCGAAGCGCACCCCCGCGAAGCGGATGTCCAGCGGGCCGGACGGCAGCTCGCGCCCCTGCTCGCCCGGGTCGGCGACGTCCGGCTCGACGTCCAGCACGTCCAGCACCCGGCGCCAGCCCGCGATGGCGTTCTGCGCCTCGTTGAGCACCTCGGTGGCGATCTGCACCGGCTGGATGAAGAGCGTGACCAGGAAGAGGAAGGCGGTCACCTCGCCGATGCTCAGGGTGCGGTCGGCGCCGAGGGTCACCCCGAGCACCACCACGCCGGCCAGCGCCAGGCCGGCCGCCAGCTCCCCGACCGAGCTGCCCATGATGCTGATCCTGATCGCCCGCTGCTGGGCCCGACGCTGGCCGTCGATCGCCTCGTCGAGCCGGCGGGCCGTCCGGCCGGCGATCCCGTAGGCCCGGATCACCGGCGCGCCGACCACGCTCTCCCCGATCGCGCCGAGCAGCGTGCCTGTCCGCTGCCGGACCACCCCGTACGCCCCGGCGAGGCGGCGCTGGAGCCGCCGGATCACGAACACCGCGGGCAGGAAGGCGGCGAAGACCACCAGGGTCAGCTGCCAGGAGTACGCGAACATGACAAGCGTGGTGACCGCCAGCTGACCGAGGTTGATCACCAGGATCACGCCGCCCCACTGGAGGAACTGGGTGATCTGGTCGACGTCGCTGGTCACCCGGGAGACAAGCGAACCGCGCCGCTCCGACTGCTGGTGCAGCATCGACAGGTCGTGCACGTGCCGGAACGCCCGGATCCGCACGTTGGCCAGCGCGGTCTCGCTGACCGTGAAGAGCCGGCGCATCATCAGGTAGCCGCAGATCGTGGTCACCACCAGCACCGCGACGGTGGCGGCGACCACCGTCCAGACCACGCCCAGGTCCAGGCCGCCGACGATGCCGTTGTCGATGCCCTGCTGCACCGCCACCGGGACGGCCGCCCGGCCGACCATGTAGACCAGGGCCAGGCCGAGCGTGCCGGCCAGGCCGACCCGCAGCTCCGGGGAGAGCGCCAGACCGCGGCGCAGCGTCTGCCACGTCGTCTCGGTCGTCTCCGGAACGTCGACGGCCTCGGCCTCGGCCTTCCGCGTGTCCGTGGCAGTGGTCACCGGGCTTGCCTTTCGTTCGCGACTGCGGGGCTCCGCTGCGCTGCACTCCTCGCGCTCACCGGTCCACCTCGATTTCCAGGCCCGACGTCAGCGGGGCGACCTCGTCGTACGTCTCGTCCTTCGCGTGGTCGACCTCGGCCTGCTCGTAGGCGGTGACCAGGTCGGCGTAGCCCGGCACCGTGGCCAGCAGCTCGGTGTGCGGGCCGCGGGCGAGCACCCGGCCCTGTTCCAGGTAGACCACCTCGTCGGCCAGCGCGATGGTGGCCCGCCGGTAGGCGACCACCAGGATCGACGCGGCCGGCGCCCCGGCCTGCCCCGCCGAGGAGCGCAGCCCGGCCAGGATGGCCGCCTCCACGCGGGGGTCGACGGCGCTGGTCGCGTCGTCGAGGACCAGCAGGCGCGGCCGGCCGGCGAGCGCGCGGGCCAGGGTGAGCCGCTGCCGCTGGCCGCCGGAGAGCGAGGTGCCCCGCTCGCCGACCCTCGTGTCGAGACCGTCGGGCAGGGCCGCGACGAAGCCGTCCGCCTCGGCCAGCCGCAGCGCGGCCCAGACGTCGTCGTCGCCGATGCCCGGCCGGTCCAGGGTCACGTTGGCCCGCACCGTGTCGTCGAAGACGAACGGCACCTGGGCGACCAGCGCGGCGGTGCCCGCCAGCGAGGCGGCGGTGAGCCGGCGGACGTCCACCCCGTCCACGCACACCGTGCCGGCCAGCGGGTCGACCAGCCGCACGGCCAGCGCGGCGATCGTCGACTTGCCGGAGCCGGTCGGCCCGACCAGGGCGACGGTCTTCCCGGCGGGCACGGTGAAGGAGACGTCGCCGAGCACCTCCGTGCCGGGCAGGTGCGCCTCGGCGGGCTCGTAGCCGAACCGGACGCCCGCGAACGCGAGGGTGGCCGGGCGGGGGTCCGTCACGTCGAGCGCCGTGTCGCCGTACGCCATCTCGCCGGTCGCGTCGAGCACCCGGCGGACCCGGTCCCAGCCGGCGACGCTGCGCGGCAGCTCGGCCAGCACCCAGCCGATGGCCCGGACGGGGAACGCCAGCACCGTGAAGAGGAAGGCGACGCTGATCAGCTCGGCGACGCTGATCGCGCCCTGTTGCAGCCGGATCGCGCCGACCACCAGCACGGCGAGGGTGCCGAGGCTCGGCAGGGCCTCCAGCAGCGGGTCGAAGACGCCGCGCAGCCGCCCGACCGCCACCAGCGAGTCGCGCAGCTCTCCCGCGCGGGCGGCGAACCGGTCGGTCTCCTGCGCCTCCCGGCCCATCGTCTTGACGACCAGGGCGCCGTCGAAGCTCTCGTGCGCGATGCCGCTGACCTCGGCGCGCAGCCGCTGGGCCCGGGCCTGGCGGGGGGCCATCCGGCGCGAGTAGGCGACGTTGAGCGCGAAGAGCGCCGGGAAGACCGCGACGCCGACCAGGGCCAGCGCCCAGTCGGTGGCGAAGAGCGACGCCACCGCGCCGACCAGCATCACCAGGGTGCCGACCGCGAACGGCAGCGGGGCGATCGGGTACCAGGCGGCCTCGACGTCGGAGTTGGCGTTGGACAGCAACGTGCCGGTGGCGTTGCGGTGGTGCCACGACAGCGGCAGCTCCAGGTAGCGGCGGGTGACCCGGCGCCGGTAGGCGGCCTGGAGGCGGTACTGCATGTAACCCGCGCCGAGCCGGCGGCCGAAGATGCCGGCCACCCGCAGCACGCTGATGCCGAACAGCGCGACGGCCGCCAGGGCCAGCCCGCCGACCCCGACCTCGCCACGCTCGATCGCCGGCACCACCACGTCGCCGACCACGGCACCCACCACGTAGGCGCTGGCCACCGTCATGGCGCCGAAGAGCACACTGCCGCTCACCGCGACCGCGAAGATGCGCGGCTGCTCCCGGATCGCCCGCCCGAGGACGGCCAGCCCCCGCACCAGCACGTCCCGACTTGTCCTGCTCGCCACGCTCTCCCCCGCCGTAAGCCGCACCTATCCTCCTCATCCTTACCGGTCCGAGCCAGCTCCGCCGCCCCGGACCGCTATGTCCACCGTCACGGCCGCCCGGCCCGCTCAGCGCGCCGAGTGGGCCGGGCGCGCCTACGATCGGGGCATGCCGCGGTACGCCCGAACGGAGCGCGAGGCGCTCGTCGACCTGATGCAGACGCTCGGACCGGACGCGCCGACGGTCAACGAGGGATGGACCACCCGCGACCTCGCCGCCCACCTGGTGCTGCGCGAACGCCGACCCGACGCCGCCGGCGGCATCCTGCTCCCGCCGCTGCGCGGCTACGCCGAGCGGGTGCGCCTGCGCGTCGCCGCGCGCCCCTGGCCACGCCTCCTCGAAGAGGTGCGCCGGCCGCCGGTGTGGAGCCCGGTCAGCAACCCGCTCACCGACGAGCTGGCCAACACGCTGGAGTTCTTCATCCACCACGAGGACGTGCGCCGGGCCCGGCCGGGCTGGCTCCCCCGCGACCTGGGGGCGGGGCTGAACGCGGCGCTCTGGAAGCGGTGCACCGGGCTGGCCCGGCTGGCGCTGCGCCGGTTCCCCGCGGACGTCTTCGTCCAGGCGCCCGGCTACGGGGAGCTTTCCGTCGGCCGGGGCGGCGAACCCGTTCGGGTGGTGGGGGCGCCGGGCGAGCTGGCCCTGTTCCTCAGCGGCCGGCAGCGGGTGTCCCGGGTGCAGATCGACGGGCCGGCGGCACCGGCCGAGCGGCTCCGGGGCGCCAACCTGGGCATGTGACGCACTGCGCGTTAACGGTCACAGCACAATCCGGAAAAGCGGTTACCCAACGATAGCGACCGATCCCTGCTCCCGTACGCTGTCCCGCGCCGTCCCGCCGTGGGGCGGCGCGACAGGGGGCACCATGCGGACCTTCGCGGTCTCGGCGCTACGGGAACCCCCCTTTCCCGCGCGCCAGCACGACGCCACCGCACGGGTGGCGCGGGAGAGCACCGAGTGGGCGCTCGGCCACGGGCTGATCGCTAACGGGCACCGGCTGCACCGGCTGCGCCGGGCCGACGCCGCCGGGCTGGCCGGGCGGGCCTGCCCGGAGGGCCCGGTGGAGGGGCTGCGGCTGCTGACCGACCTGGTCTCCTGGCTGTTCGTGATGGACGACGCCTGCGACGAGGACGGCCTCGGCGACTCCCCCACCCGGCTGGCGCCGACCGTCGCCGCCCTGCTGGACGTGCTGGACGGCCACGGGGGACGGGCCGACGCCCCGGCGACCGAGACGGAGACCGTGGCCGGGCCGCTCGGCGAGGCGCTGGGCGACCTGTGCCGGCGGGCCCACGCCGCTGGCGGGCCCGTGGCGCTGCTGCGCTTCGTCGGCGAGGTGCGGGAGTATCTGCTGGCCCTGCTCTGGGAGGCGGCGAACCGGGAGCACGGGCGGGCGCCGGGGCTGGCCGAGTACGTCCAGATGCGCCGGCACACCGGAGGGGTCCACCCCAGCTTCACCCTCACGGAGCTGGCCGCCGGGGCGCTGCCGGACGCGACCCACCGCGCCGAGCCGTCGCTGGTCGCGCTCGACCTGCTCGCCGCCGACCTGGTCTGCTGGTGCAACGACGTCTTCTCGTACGGCAAGGAGCACCTCGCGCAGCCGGACGTGCACAATCTGGTCGCGGTGATCGCCGCGGGGCGGGCGACCGGCGACGAGTCGTCGGCCCTGCGGGCGGCGGCCGACCGGTTCAACGAGGGCCTCTCGGCGTACCTGACGACGGAGGCGGCGCTGCTCGCCACCGGTGACGACGGCCTGCGGCCGGCCCTCACCGCGCGGCGCAACTGGATCCGGGCCACCTACGACTGGTCGCTGGAGGCGGCCCGGTACGCCTGAGCCGGGCGTCCATCCTCCGAGACGTGGCCCAGCCGTGATCCACAGGGCTAGCCGATGCCCGGGCGCAGGCAATACCCTTCGGTAACGAACGCCGACGTGACCGTGGTCACGTCTCCACCCCCGAAGGCGGCTACAGCGATGGCTCTCGATGTACCGTACCGTTCCATCCCCGACATGTTCCTCAAGCGCGTGGCGGCGTCCCCCGACCGCGACGCCTTCGCCCACCCGGCCCCCGACGACTCCGGGCCGGTGTGGCTGACCTGGGAGCAGATGGCCCGTCGCGCCAAGGCGGTCGCCGCCGGGCTGCACGGCCTCGGTGTCGGCCTGGAGGATCCGGTCGCGATCCTGGCGAACACCCGGCTCGACTGGGTGATCGCCGACCTCGGCATCATGTGCGCCGGCGGCGCGACCACCACCGTCTACCCCACCACGGAGCCCGACGACGCGACCTACATCATCGCCGACTCCGGCTCGCGGGTGCTGTTCGCCGAGAACCCGGCACAGGCCGCCAAGATCGCCGGTGCCGAGCTGCCGGCGCTGACCCACGTCGTGCTCTTCGACGGCGCCGCCGACCCGGCCGCCGCCGTCCCCCAGCTCACCCTCGCCGAGTTGGAGGAGCAGGGCACCCAGGCGCTGGCCGCCGAGCCCGACCTGATCGACATGCTGGTCGCCGGGATCGGTCCCGAGCACCTGGCCACGCTGATCTACACCTCCGGCACCACCGGGCGCCCGAAGGGCGTCGAGCTGCTGCACGGCGGCTGGTGCTGGGAGGGCGTGGCGCAGGTCGAGGTGGGGCTGCTCCGCGACGACGACCTGCAGTACCTCTGGCTCCCGCTGTCCCACTCGTTCGGCAAGACCCTGCTCTGCGGGGCGATCCACGTGGGCCTGCCGACGTACGTCGACGGCCGGGTCGACAAGCTGGTCGAGCTGCTCTCGGTGATCCGGCCGACGCTGATGTGCGGCGCGCCCCGGGTCTTCGAGAAGGTCTACAACAAGGCGGTGACCACCGCGCAGGCCGGCGGCGGCGCGAAGGCGAAGATCTTCGGCTGGGGCGTCCGGGTCGGCAAGGAGAAGGTCGCCCTGGAGCAGGCCGGCCGGCCGCTGCCGACGGGGCTGAAGCTGAAGTACACGGTGGCCGAGAAGCTGGTGTTCAGCAAGCTCCAGGCCCGCCTCGGCGGCCGGATCCGGGTGCTCGTCTCCGGCGCCGCCCCGCTCAGCCCGGAGATCGCCACCTTCTTCGCCGCGGCGAACCTGCCGATCTCCGAGGGCTACGGCCTCACCGAGACCAGCGCCGGCAACTTCGTCAACCCGCCGGACGGGCTGCGGATCGGCACCGTCGGCAAGGCGATGGGCGACCTGGAGTGCCGGATCGACACCGACGGCGAGATCCTGGTGCGCGGCCGGCCGGTGATGCGCGGCTACCACAACCTGCCCGAGGAGACCGCCGCCGCGTTCACCGAGGACGGTTTCTTCCGCACCGGTGACATCGGCACCCTGGACTCCGACGGCTACCTGAAGATCACCGACCGGAAGAAGGACCTGGTCAAGACCTCGGGCGGCAAGTACATCGCGCCCTCGCACATCGAGGGGATGTTCAAGGCGACCTGCCCGTACACCTCCCAGGCGGTGGTGATCGGCCAGGCCCGCAACTACTGCACGATGCTGGTCACGCTGGACCCGGAGGCGATCAAGGGCTGGGCCGCCGGCACTCCCCTGGAGGGCCGCGACTACACCGAGATCGTCACCTCGCCGGAGGCGAAGGCCATGGTCGAGGGGTACGTGGCCGAGCTCAACGCCAAGCTCAACCGCTGGGAGACGATCAAGAAGGTCGCCATCCTGCCGCGCGACCTGACCATCGAGGACGGCGAGATCACCCCGTCGCTCAAGATCAAGCGCCGCGGCGTGGAGAGCAACTTCGCCGGCGAGATCGAGAAGATGTACGCGGGCACGCTGGCCGAGCTCTGAGCCCGCGACGTCGGCGGCCCCACGTTCCGTACGGGGTCGCCGACGTCGGACGGGCGGGGCGCCGTCTCACAGGTGGTGGCCCCGCCACCGCGTCTGCTCGGCCTCGGAGGCGAGCTGTTCCTCCAGCGCCACCTGCCGCACGCGCCGCCGCCGCGGGGCGTCGACGACCGTCTGCACCGCGACCGTCAGCACGGCGGCCACCGCCAGCATGGCCAGGGCGACCAGTTCCGGCAGTTGCCCGGCCACCGGGGTCAGCGCGACGAGCAGCAGGACCCCGCAGATCGACGGCCAGCGCGCCGCGCCCAGCATCCGGCTGCCGAGCAGGATCAGCGTGAGCAGGTAGAGCGCGACCCCGCCGAAGAGGGCCAGCATGTCGAAGCCGGGCAGCGGCACCCCCCAGCTCGGGGTCGTCGGGTCGGCGCCCTCGTGGATCAGCCCCTTGAGGCCCAGGGCGAACAGGATCACGCCCGTGATCAACGGCAGGTGCAGGTAGGTGTACACGTCCCGGGCCAGCCCGGCGCGGGTACGCCGTTCCCGGGTGCGGTGCAGCACCTGCTCCATGGCCAGGGCGAGGGTGTCGAAGTACGCCCACCACAGTGCCGCGACCACCGCGATGCCGAGCAGCGCCGCGATGATCACCGGCCAGGTCAGCGGCAGGGCGGGGGTGGGGCCGGGCCCGATCCCCAACGCGATGATCGACTCGCCGAGCGCCACCATGATGATCAGCGCGTGCCGTTCGGCCCAGTGCCCCGCCGAGAGCACCGTCCAGCCCGCGCGGTGCTGGGCCAGGCCGGAGCCGTACTCGACGCCGAGCGCGGCGAGCCACAGCACCAGCCGCAGCATCATCTCGGCGCGGCCGTCGAGGAGGCGCTGCGGCACCAGCGCGGCGGTCAGGATGAGGCCCGTCGCCAGCAGGAACGGCAGGGCCAGCACGGGCATCCGCCGGCGCACCTCCCGGTCGGAGCGGACGGCCCAGAGGAAGACCGTCACCTGGGTCGCGCGGACCAGGAAGTAGCAGACGGCGAAGACCACCGGGCCGGGCAGCCCGCCGGGGCGGTCGACGAACGCCTTCGGCAGGCTCAGCGCGAGCACGAAGACGGCGGCGGAGACGACGAACCCGACCAGCGGCGCGAACCCCTGGTCGGTGCGGACCACGTTGCCCAGCGCGGCGAAGCCGCTCCAGCACCACCACAGCAGGGCGAGCACCACCAGGAGCTGGACCAGTCCGCGCGGGGTCGGGTTGTTGGCCGTCACCGTGGTGACGTTGAGGAAGGCGAAGACGAAGACGAGGTCGTAGAAGAGTTCGAGCCGGGTGGTGCGGGAGCCCGGTGCGCTCGGCAGGATCCCGCGCGGCCACCGCGCCCCCCGAACGTCCTCCACCTGCGCAGTCTCCCAGCCCCGCGGCGGGGCGCAGGCGCGATTGACCGACCCGGCGGCCCGTTCCGGCCGGCACGCCGGCCCGGCCCTCAGGCGATGACCGCCGGTTCCCGCCACTGCGTCCGGCCGCCCCGGTCCAGGTCGTACCGGACGGCGGCGATGCGGCCGACCGCCTCGACCAGGTCGGCGGCCGGCAGGGTGAACGGCAGCCGCAGGAAGCGCTCCAACGTGCCGTCCAGGCCGAACCGGGGACCGGGCGCCAGGCGTACGCCGACCTCCTCGGCGGCCCGGGCCAGCGCGCTGGAGATCGGCCCGTCGAGTTCGGCCCAGAGGGTCACCCCGCCGTGCGGGACGGTGACCCGCCACTCGGGCAGGCGCTGCGCGAGCGCGGCGAGCAGCGCGTCGCGCTGGACGGTGAGCTGGGCCTGCCGGGCGGCGACGATGCCCGGCGCGTCGGCGAGCAGGTGGACCGCGACCAGCTGGTCCAGGACCGGGCTGGCCATGTCGACGCCGACGCGGGCGGCGGCGAGCCGCTGCACCTGCGGGGCGGAGGCGCGGACCCAGCCGATCCGCAGGCCGCCCCAGAACGGCTTGCTCATGCCGCCGATGGTGATCACCCGGGAGTGCCGGTCGAAGCTGGCGGTGGGCGGGGGCAGCACCGTCCCGTCCAGCGGCAGGTCCACGAAGGACTCGTCGACGATCAGGTCGGTGCCGACGGCGTGCGCGGTGGCCACCACCCGCTCGCGCAGCGCGGCCGACATCAGGTGACCGGTCGGGTTCTGGAAGTCCGGGATCAGGTACGCCAGCTTGGGCCTTGCCTGCCGGAGGGCGCCGAGCAGCAGGTCGGCGTCCCACCCGGGCTCCTCGACGGCCAGGCCGTGGGTGGTGATCCGGGCCCGGCGCGCGGCCAGCGCGGCCAGCGCGTTCGGATAGCTGGGCGCCTCGACCAGCACGTTGCCGCCGGGGGCGAGGGCCAGCCGGAGCACCAGGTCGAGGGCGTGCTGGGTGCCGTTGGTGACCATGATCTGGTCAGGTGAGGTGGGCAGGCCCCGGTCGGTGTACGCGCGGGCCACCGCCTCGCGCAGCTCGATGATCCCGGTCGGGTGGTAGCCGGCGCCGCCCAGGTAGCGGGGCAGGTCCTCGGCCGCCGCGCGGGCGGCCGGCAGCAGCTCGGGCGGCGCGGCGAGCGCGGCGACCCCGAGGTCGATCATGTCGCGGTCGTCCAGCGGGGTCCAGAGCCCGGTGCTCGCCACCCGGTGGGTGCCCGGGAGCATCGTCCAGCTGCCCGCACCCCGCCGGCTGGCGAGGTGCCCGCTCTCCCGCAGCTCCCGGTACGCCGCCGTGACCGTGGTCCGGCTGATCTTCAGCGCCTCGGCCAGCTCCCGCTCGGCGGGCAGCCGCACGCCCAGCGGCAGCCGGCCGTCGGCGAGCAGGCCGCGTACGGCACCGGCGAGGGCGGCGTAGTCGGGGCTGCGCCGGCGGCCGGGAAGCGCATGCCACTGACCGAGGAGCCGGGCCAATTGGACACCCCGAACCTGACTCGTCATGGCCACTCCTCCCGGATTGGCTCTTACGCTGCGCCAATTGGCCTTTAGCGTGGCATGGGTGACACCGATTGGCAATCTCCGACATCGTCCCGCGCGGCGGCTGAGCCAGCTCTACGCGGGCCTCGTCCTCTACGGCGTCAGCATGGCTCTGATGATCAACTCGGAGCTGGGCCTGGACCCGTGGAACGTGTTCCACCAGGGCCTGTCCGAGCTGACCGGCCTCTCCATCGGCACCGTCACCATCGCGGTGGGCGTGCTGGTGCTGCTGCTCTGGATACCGCTGCGCCAGCGCCCCGGCCTCGGCACGGTCAGCAACGCGCTGGTGGTCGGGCTGGTGGTCGACGCGACACTCGCGCTGATGCCGGCCGGCGGGTCGCTGGGCGTACGGGCCGGGATGCTGGTCGCCGGCATCGTGGCCAACGGGGCGGCGACGGGGCTCTACCTCGGCGCCCGCCTCGGACCCGGCCCTCGGGACGGCCTGATGACCGGCTACGTCGCCCGCCGGCCCGGCCGCTCGATCCGGCTCGTCCGCACCGTCATCGAGGTCACGGTGCTGGCGCTGGGCTGGCTGCTCGGCGGGACGGTGGGCGTCGGCACGATCGCGTACGCGCTGGGCATCGGCCCGCTGACCCAGGTCTTCCTGCCGCTGTTCACGGTCCCCGGGCCGCAGGACCCCGCCCCGGGCCCGGTCGCGCCGCTCCCCGCCACCTGACGCGACCCGGATGCCGGGTGTTCCCTTCGGACGCCACGCCCGGCAGAATCCTCGCATGGGGGAGAACGGATGGCGCTGGACCGATGCCTGGATCTTCGTCTCGGTGGTGATCGCCAGCGGTGCGGGACGGCACCGCCGCGCGGCGGCCAGCCGCCGCCCCGAGGGCGTACGCCTCGCCGACGTGATCTCCACCGCCGACCATCTCAACCAGGCGATCCCCGAGCGGCACGAGGTGGAGGCTGCGGTCCGTCGCCTCGTCGGGGCCGGGCTGGTCAGCGTCACCGACGGCTGGTTCCGGATCACCACCGACGGTGAGCGCCTCTGGCGCACCAGGCCGAACGCCGGGCTGGCCACCACGGTGGACACCGTGCAGGGCGTCCTGGTCCGGCGGCACGCCC is drawn from Micromonospora sp. NBC_01740 and contains these coding sequences:
- a CDS encoding low temperature requirement protein A, whose translation is MEDVRGARWPRGILPSAPGSRTTRLELFYDLVFVFAFLNVTTVTANNPTPRGLVQLLVVLALLWWCWSGFAALGNVVRTDQGFAPLVGFVVSAAVFVLALSLPKAFVDRPGGLPGPVVFAVCYFLVRATQVTVFLWAVRSDREVRRRMPVLALPFLLATGLILTAALVPQRLLDGRAEMMLRLVLWLAALGVEYGSGLAQHRAGWTVLSAGHWAERHALIIMVALGESIIALGIGPGPTPALPLTWPVIIAALLGIAVVAALWWAYFDTLALAMEQVLHRTRERRTRAGLARDVYTYLHLPLITGVILFALGLKGLIHEGADPTTPSWGVPLPGFDMLALFGGVALYLLTLILLGSRMLGAARWPSICGVLLLVALTPVAGQLPELVALAMLAVAAVLTVAVQTVVDAPRRRRVRQVALEEQLASEAEQTRWRGHHL
- a CDS encoding ABC transporter ATP-binding protein — translated: MASRTSRDVLVRGLAVLGRAIREQPRIFAVAVSGSVLFGAMTVASAYVVGAVVGDVVVPAIERGEVGVGGLALAAVALFGISVLRVAGIFGRRLGAGYMQYRLQAAYRRRVTRRYLELPLSWHHRNATGTLLSNANSDVEAAWYPIAPLPFAVGTLVMLVGAVASLFATDWALALVGVAVFPALFALNVAYSRRMAPRQARAQRLRAEVSGIAHESFDGALVVKTMGREAQETDRFAARAGELRDSLVAVGRLRGVFDPLLEALPSLGTLAVLVVGAIRLQQGAISVAELISVAFLFTVLAFPVRAIGWVLAELPRSVAGWDRVRRVLDATGEMAYGDTALDVTDPRPATLAFAGVRFGYEPAEAHLPGTEVLGDVSFTVPAGKTVALVGPTGSGKSTIAALAVRLVDPLAGTVCVDGVDVRRLTAASLAGTAALVAQVPFVFDDTVRANVTLDRPGIGDDDVWAALRLAEADGFVAALPDGLDTRVGERGTSLSGGQRQRLTLARALAGRPRLLVLDDATSAVDPRVEAAILAGLRSSAGQAGAPAASILVVAYRRATIALADEVVYLEQGRVLARGPHTELLATVPGYADLVTAYEQAEVDHAKDETYDEVAPLTSGLEIEVDR
- the yczE gene encoding membrane protein YczE gives rise to the protein MTPIGNLRHRPARRLSQLYAGLVLYGVSMALMINSELGLDPWNVFHQGLSELTGLSIGTVTIAVGVLVLLLWIPLRQRPGLGTVSNALVVGLVVDATLALMPAGGSLGVRAGMLVAGIVANGAATGLYLGARLGPGPRDGLMTGYVARRPGRSIRLVRTVIEVTVLALGWLLGGTVGVGTIAYALGIGPLTQVFLPLFTVPGPQDPAPGPVAPLPAT
- a CDS encoding terpene synthase family protein, which gives rise to MRTFAVSALREPPFPARQHDATARVARESTEWALGHGLIANGHRLHRLRRADAAGLAGRACPEGPVEGLRLLTDLVSWLFVMDDACDEDGLGDSPTRLAPTVAALLDVLDGHGGRADAPATETETVAGPLGEALGDLCRRAHAAGGPVALLRFVGEVREYLLALLWEAANREHGRAPGLAEYVQMRRHTGGVHPSFTLTELAAGALPDATHRAEPSLVALDLLAADLVCWCNDVFSYGKEHLAQPDVHNLVAVIAAGRATGDESSALRAAADRFNEGLSAYLTTEAALLATGDDGLRPALTARRNWIRATYDWSLEAARYA
- a CDS encoding AMP-dependent synthetase/ligase, with product MALDVPYRSIPDMFLKRVAASPDRDAFAHPAPDDSGPVWLTWEQMARRAKAVAAGLHGLGVGLEDPVAILANTRLDWVIADLGIMCAGGATTTVYPTTEPDDATYIIADSGSRVLFAENPAQAAKIAGAELPALTHVVLFDGAADPAAAVPQLTLAELEEQGTQALAAEPDLIDMLVAGIGPEHLATLIYTSGTTGRPKGVELLHGGWCWEGVAQVEVGLLRDDDLQYLWLPLSHSFGKTLLCGAIHVGLPTYVDGRVDKLVELLSVIRPTLMCGAPRVFEKVYNKAVTTAQAGGGAKAKIFGWGVRVGKEKVALEQAGRPLPTGLKLKYTVAEKLVFSKLQARLGGRIRVLVSGAAPLSPEIATFFAAANLPISEGYGLTETSAGNFVNPPDGLRIGTVGKAMGDLECRIDTDGEILVRGRPVMRGYHNLPEETAAAFTEDGFFRTGDIGTLDSDGYLKITDRKKDLVKTSGGKYIAPSHIEGMFKATCPYTSQAVVIGQARNYCTMLVTLDPEAIKGWAAGTPLEGRDYTEIVTSPEAKAMVEGYVAELNAKLNRWETIKKVAILPRDLTIEDGEITPSLKIKRRGVESNFAGEIEKMYAGTLAEL
- a CDS encoding TIGR03085 family metal-binding protein; translated protein: MPRYARTEREALVDLMQTLGPDAPTVNEGWTTRDLAAHLVLRERRPDAAGGILLPPLRGYAERVRLRVAARPWPRLLEEVRRPPVWSPVSNPLTDELANTLEFFIHHEDVRRARPGWLPRDLGAGLNAALWKRCTGLARLALRRFPADVFVQAPGYGELSVGRGGEPVRVVGAPGELALFLSGRQRVSRVQIDGPAAPAERLRGANLGM
- the yczR gene encoding MocR-like transcription factor YczR, which produces MTSQVRGVQLARLLGQWHALPGRRRSPDYAALAGAVRGLLADGRLPLGVRLPAERELAEALKISRTTVTAAYRELRESGHLASRRGAGSWTMLPGTHRVASTGLWTPLDDRDMIDLGVAALAAPPELLPAARAAAEDLPRYLGGAGYHPTGIIELREAVARAYTDRGLPTSPDQIMVTNGTQHALDLVLRLALAPGGNVLVEAPSYPNALAALAARRARITTHGLAVEEPGWDADLLLGALRQARPKLAYLIPDFQNPTGHLMSAALRERVVATAHAVGTDLIVDESFVDLPLDGTVLPPPTASFDRHSRVITIGGMSKPFWGGLRIGWVRASAPQVQRLAAARVGVDMASPVLDQLVAVHLLADAPGIVAARQAQLTVQRDALLAALAQRLPEWRVTVPHGGVTLWAELDGPISSALARAAEEVGVRLAPGPRFGLDGTLERFLRLPFTLPAADLVEAVGRIAAVRYDLDRGGRTQWREPAVIA
- a CDS encoding ABC transporter ATP-binding protein, with protein sequence MRRGLALSPELRVGLAGTLGLALVYMVGRAAVPVAVQQGIDNGIVGGLDLGVVWTVVAATVAVLVVTTICGYLMMRRLFTVSETALANVRIRAFRHVHDLSMLHQQSERRGSLVSRVTSDVDQITQFLQWGGVILVINLGQLAVTTLVMFAYSWQLTLVVFAAFLPAVFVIRRLQRRLAGAYGVVRQRTGTLLGAIGESVVGAPVIRAYGIAGRTARRLDEAIDGQRRAQQRAIRISIMGSSVGELAAGLALAGVVVLGVTLGADRTLSIGEVTAFLFLVTLFIQPVQIATEVLNEAQNAIAGWRRVLDVLDVEPDVADPGEQGRELPSGPLDIRFAGVRFAYPGGPPVLHDVSLEIPAKSRVAVVGETGSGKTTFAKLLTRLMDPTAGQVLLSGVPLERVRFGSLRSRVVMVPQDGFLFDATVAENVRFARPELTDAQLSAAFTELGLADWLDGLPSGLHTPVGERGEALSVGERQLVALARAYVADPDLLVLDEATSAVDPATEVRLQRTLDAVTRGRTTLAIAHRLSTAQAADEVIVVDKGRIVQRGPHDELVRDPESVYGLLYASWLEQTR